A DNA window from Comamonas sp. 26 contains the following coding sequences:
- a CDS encoding single-stranded DNA-binding protein, translated as MIQVSVKSTEVRNQSGNAKASGKPYSLNFQTAYVHTHDRNGNPNPYPEKVEVILEKNEQGQPLFYPVGEYTFAPNSIYVSRNGDLAISPKLVAIKPKAVSAQ; from the coding sequence ATGATTCAAGTGTCGGTGAAGTCGACCGAAGTCCGCAACCAAAGCGGCAATGCCAAGGCATCGGGCAAGCCTTACAGCCTCAATTTCCAGACGGCCTACGTTCACACGCATGACCGCAATGGTAATCCGAACCCCTACCCGGAAAAAGTCGAGGTAATCCTTGAGAAAAATGAACAGGGTCAGCCTCTGTTCTATCCGGTTGGGGAATACACGTTTGCTCCTAACTCCATCTACGTTTCCCGCAATGGCGATCTGGCTATCAGCCCTAAGCTGGTTGCCATCAAGCCTAAAGCTGTCTCCGCACAGTAA
- the mobH gene encoding MobH family relaxase, producing MKSIASKLLAMVPWSKAKPVQTAPAGPLPLPDAPVSTRPQDQPLKPDEIHIAGSEPGWLRVLNAQQLLATVRAERAITQIWSQSHQSQAIWERDLLPAIRRYAEFVQLMPASEAHHHAHAGGLLSHTIEMLLAAMTWRNAHLLPGGSQIEIVDAQRDQWTYVVFFCALLHDIAKPMTDLRIAWRQVGETDPIRWAPAGGSLSQIAGQRTAEYLVDFAPKGQRDYSAHAKLAQLLLPRIAPESALRFLAHTPTALDALEQYLTGQDKDSLVAKIVKRADQLSTQRALQKGSKARFATAKAVPLIELLMQSMRTMLQAGTQLPLNRNGAAGWVFEGAIWFVAKRLADTVREHIQANEPDESVPGNAKNDRLFDTWQDYGAIELNPASGQAVWHVTVHGYAEDGSEQGAYMHDFAMLKFPLAKLFNHESKYPAAMRGRLEIRDRRKDGAGQDEHQAAATLTASESAAAIDANAPQAAASSAQPSQVAAKPAKQRPQDAAEAKKHAAIMREPTFTKPPNAAAKPRPAATTAAAAKTPAPETPSQTAAVLAVRAPTAPVQQTQADTAYDEFEAGAASRSRVPTPLKMDYDSLDNGEAAYLLGDSEGSYFLDPSESATASDKPGKKNKPAKNPQPAEKGAPPLEQRFQDAAAVPPPPPAAPPQPATLHQPPQAAATTAARPPSVKPAAAAPPPAPSAPKNPAQELRHDQVPRSQSVSAEFKRMAADLDELDDLPVLKGRTVTASPPPAAAATPGPVLLLQPLPDIDANPDKPPPEPSPLALAFMQWVQMGLVNRELKFNETGAAIHFVEEGMALVSPKIFKEYARHGDREDGHEDLTVDELSTKTQREVIKCGWHLPAANRTNIVRYEIHSRGTVVAHLSCVVLTSPGRWVQPIPPSNPALKMV from the coding sequence GTGAAGAGTATTGCTTCAAAGTTGCTTGCGATGGTGCCCTGGAGCAAGGCCAAGCCGGTGCAGACTGCTCCTGCGGGTCCGCTGCCTCTGCCCGACGCGCCAGTATCAACGCGGCCTCAAGACCAGCCACTCAAGCCAGACGAGATCCACATCGCGGGCAGTGAGCCCGGATGGTTGCGCGTGCTCAATGCCCAGCAGCTGCTGGCCACCGTCCGCGCAGAACGGGCTATCACCCAGATCTGGAGCCAGTCGCATCAGTCGCAGGCCATTTGGGAGCGGGACCTGCTGCCGGCGATTCGGCGGTACGCCGAGTTCGTGCAACTCATGCCAGCCTCCGAAGCGCACCACCACGCCCACGCAGGCGGCCTGCTATCGCACACCATCGAAATGCTGCTTGCGGCCATGACCTGGCGCAATGCCCATCTGCTGCCAGGCGGAAGCCAGATCGAGATCGTGGACGCCCAGCGCGACCAGTGGACCTATGTGGTGTTCTTCTGCGCTTTGCTGCATGACATCGCCAAGCCCATGACCGACCTACGCATCGCGTGGCGTCAGGTGGGCGAGACCGATCCTATCCGCTGGGCACCCGCAGGCGGAAGCCTGTCTCAGATCGCTGGCCAACGCACTGCCGAGTACCTGGTGGACTTTGCGCCCAAAGGGCAGCGCGATTACAGCGCCCATGCCAAGCTGGCCCAGCTGCTGCTACCCCGCATTGCGCCAGAAAGTGCGCTTCGATTCCTGGCGCACACGCCCACCGCCTTGGATGCCCTGGAGCAATACCTCACCGGCCAGGACAAGGACAGTCTCGTCGCCAAGATCGTCAAGCGCGCCGACCAGCTTTCAACGCAGCGTGCCTTGCAAAAAGGCTCCAAGGCCCGCTTCGCCACGGCCAAGGCCGTGCCTCTCATCGAGCTGCTGATGCAGTCTATGAGGACCATGCTCCAAGCTGGCACACAGCTCCCCCTGAATCGCAACGGTGCGGCAGGTTGGGTGTTCGAGGGGGCGATCTGGTTCGTGGCCAAGCGCCTCGCCGATACCGTGCGAGAGCACATCCAAGCAAACGAGCCCGATGAAAGCGTGCCTGGCAACGCAAAGAACGACCGGCTGTTCGACACCTGGCAGGACTACGGCGCGATCGAGCTCAACCCTGCCAGCGGCCAGGCCGTCTGGCATGTCACAGTGCACGGTTACGCCGAGGATGGGTCAGAGCAGGGGGCCTACATGCATGACTTTGCCATGCTCAAGTTCCCTCTGGCCAAGCTGTTCAACCACGAGAGCAAGTACCCGGCCGCCATGCGTGGGCGGCTGGAGATCCGCGACCGTCGCAAGGATGGAGCAGGGCAGGACGAACATCAAGCTGCTGCAACTCTCACTGCATCGGAATCTGCGGCAGCAATCGATGCCAATGCACCACAAGCTGCGGCATCCTCAGCCCAACCATCCCAGGTTGCGGCAAAGCCTGCGAAGCAACGGCCCCAGGATGCGGCAGAAGCTAAAAAGCATGCCGCCATCATGCGGGAGCCTACTTTCACCAAGCCGCCGAATGCTGCGGCAAAGCCCAGGCCTGCGGCAACCACTGCGGCAGCAGCAAAGACACCTGCACCAGAAACTCCATCCCAAACTGCGGCAGTCTTGGCAGTTAGGGCGCCTACGGCGCCAGTGCAGCAGACCCAAGCTGATACAGCCTACGACGAGTTTGAAGCTGGGGCAGCATCGAGATCCCGCGTGCCCACACCATTGAAGATGGACTACGACAGCCTCGACAACGGCGAAGCCGCGTATTTGCTGGGCGACAGCGAGGGCAGCTACTTCCTCGATCCATCCGAATCTGCAACAGCATCGGACAAGCCTGGCAAAAAGAACAAGCCGGCCAAGAACCCACAGCCGGCAGAGAAGGGCGCACCGCCCTTGGAGCAACGATTCCAAGATGCCGCAGCGGTGCCACCACCACCACCAGCTGCGCCTCCTCAGCCCGCCACCTTGCACCAGCCGCCCCAAGCTGCCGCAACTACGGCCGCAAGGCCGCCTTCTGTCAAACCTGCAGCAGCTGCGCCGCCGCCAGCGCCAAGCGCACCTAAGAATCCCGCCCAAGAGCTACGTCATGACCAAGTGCCTCGCTCTCAAAGCGTGAGTGCCGAGTTCAAGCGCATGGCCGCTGATCTGGACGAGCTCGACGACCTGCCCGTACTCAAGGGACGCACCGTCACTGCAAGTCCGCCGCCGGCTGCAGCAGCAACACCGGGGCCGGTTCTTCTGCTGCAGCCGCTGCCCGACATCGACGCAAACCCCGACAAGCCGCCACCCGAGCCAAGCCCCTTGGCATTGGCTTTCATGCAGTGGGTGCAAATGGGTCTGGTCAATCGCGAGCTCAAGTTCAATGAGACCGGCGCGGCGATTCACTTCGTGGAGGAGGGCATGGCCCTGGTATCGCCCAAGATTTTCAAGGAGTACGCACGCCATGGCGACCGTGAGGACGGCCACGAGGATCTCACGGTCGACGAGCTGAGCACCAAGACCCAGCGGGAGGTCATCAAGTGTGGCTGGCACCTGCCAGCCGCAAACCGCACAAACATCGTCCGCTATGAGATCCACAGCCGCGGCACCGTAGTGGCCCATCTGTCCTGTGTTGTCCTCACCAGCCCAGGCCGGTGGGTCCAGCCCATCCCCCCCAGCAATCCCGCATTGAAGATGGTTTGA
- a CDS encoding LysR family transcriptional regulator, producing the protein MDQIQAMRLFARVVEAGTFTRAADSLQLPKGTVTKHVQALEARLRVKLLNRTTRRVTVTADGAAYYDRVIRLLADFDDMEASLSQARATPRGRLRVDVGTSMARLLIIPHLAEFQARYPDIQIDLGVSDRTVDLIGDNVDCVIRGGELADQSLVARRIGNLEFITVASPSYLAHYGTPLHPLDLEQGHRNIIYFSPVSMRRYPLEFHRGDEALEISSPAQLAVNEANSYVAATVAGHGVAQITTFQAHEYLTRGELVQLLPEWGQPLLPVYVVYPPNRHLSAKVRAFVDWAAELFVQHPHLQRVAC; encoded by the coding sequence ATGGACCAGATCCAGGCCATGCGCCTGTTCGCGAGGGTGGTCGAGGCCGGCACGTTCACGCGCGCGGCCGATTCGCTGCAATTGCCCAAGGGCACGGTGACCAAACACGTGCAAGCCTTGGAGGCACGGCTGCGCGTGAAGTTGCTAAACCGTACTACTCGCCGCGTCACGGTTACGGCAGACGGTGCAGCCTACTACGACCGAGTCATTCGTCTGCTAGCCGATTTCGACGACATGGAGGCCAGCTTAAGCCAGGCGCGTGCCACGCCGCGCGGCCGCCTGCGCGTTGACGTTGGCACTTCCATGGCTCGCCTGCTCATCATTCCGCACCTGGCCGAATTCCAGGCCCGCTACCCCGACATTCAAATAGACCTAGGCGTGAGCGACCGGACCGTAGACCTAATCGGCGACAACGTGGACTGCGTGATACGCGGCGGTGAGCTGGCGGACCAGTCTCTGGTGGCGCGGCGCATTGGCAACCTTGAGTTCATCACCGTGGCCTCACCAAGCTATCTGGCACATTACGGCACGCCACTGCACCCACTTGATCTGGAGCAGGGCCATCGCAACATCATTTATTTTTCACCTGTGTCCATGCGTCGCTATCCGCTGGAATTTCACCGCGGCGATGAGGCGCTGGAGATCAGCAGCCCGGCTCAGCTGGCCGTCAACGAGGCCAACTCCTATGTAGCGGCCACGGTCGCGGGTCACGGTGTGGCTCAGATCACCACCTTCCAGGCCCATGAGTACTTGACGCGTGGTGAGCTGGTGCAACTGCTACCTGAATGGGGCCAGCCTCTGCTTCCCGTCTACGTTGTCTATCCGCCCAACCGTCATCTCAGTGCCAAGGTACGGGCCTTTGTGGATTGGGCGGCTGAGCTTTTTGTGCAACATCCTCACCTGCAGCGAGTGGCTTGCTGA
- a CDS encoding efflux RND transporter periplasmic adaptor subunit: protein MNAPLFPVSSSSRRWWTTVGAVTVVVVAGGAALGLQTSHAEAPAHAAPSAIPVSVAAVVQQNVALWDEFSGRLEAVQRVDVRPRVAGAVQSVHFREGALIKQGDLLFSLDPAPYAAEVDRAEAQVVAAQARLSYTRSEMERATRLLQESAIAQREHDERVNAQREADANLRAAQAALQTAKLNLSYTQVRAPVAGRVGRIEVTMGNLVASGASAPVLTTLVSVSPIYASFDTDEQIVARALDSLDGGKGGRAHIDRIPVQMGTGTAGSTPHSGQLQLIDNQVDARSGTVRVRAVFDNADGALMPGQFARIRMGQAQSTSAVLINERAVGTDQNKKFVMVVGEGNKAEYREVQLGAPVDGLRVVTSGLKSGERIVVNGLQRVRPGAVIAPQDVPMAAKAELAGEGKQARGAVAQPAA, encoded by the coding sequence ATGAACGCACCGCTTTTCCCCGTCTCTTCTTCCTCGCGCCGCTGGTGGACCACCGTCGGCGCTGTCACCGTCGTGGTCGTTGCCGGGGGCGCAGCCCTGGGACTGCAGACCTCGCACGCCGAGGCACCTGCCCATGCCGCACCGTCGGCCATCCCCGTGTCCGTGGCCGCCGTGGTACAGCAAAACGTCGCCCTTTGGGACGAATTTTCAGGCCGACTTGAAGCCGTACAGCGTGTGGACGTGCGCCCCCGCGTGGCCGGTGCCGTGCAGTCCGTGCACTTCCGCGAAGGCGCCCTGATCAAGCAGGGTGATCTGCTGTTCAGCTTAGACCCAGCGCCCTATGCCGCCGAGGTGGACCGTGCCGAAGCCCAGGTCGTGGCGGCCCAGGCTCGTCTTTCCTATACCCGCAGCGAAATGGAGCGCGCCACACGCTTGCTGCAGGAAAGTGCCATCGCCCAGCGCGAGCATGACGAACGCGTGAACGCCCAGCGCGAGGCCGACGCCAACCTGCGCGCCGCCCAGGCCGCACTGCAGACGGCCAAACTGAATCTCTCCTACACCCAGGTGCGCGCTCCCGTAGCTGGCCGTGTGGGCCGAATCGAAGTGACCATGGGCAACCTGGTTGCCTCGGGTGCCAGCGCCCCCGTGCTGACTACTCTGGTGTCCGTGAGCCCCATCTACGCGAGCTTCGATACCGATGAGCAAATTGTGGCGCGCGCCCTCGACAGTCTGGACGGTGGCAAGGGTGGCCGTGCACACATCGACCGCATTCCCGTGCAAATGGGGACAGGTACTGCTGGCAGCACTCCCCACAGCGGGCAGCTGCAGCTCATCGACAACCAGGTGGATGCCCGCAGCGGAACGGTACGAGTGCGAGCCGTGTTCGACAACGCCGACGGCGCGCTCATGCCCGGCCAGTTTGCACGCATCCGCATGGGTCAGGCCCAAAGCACCTCAGCCGTGCTGATCAATGAACGCGCCGTGGGCACGGACCAGAACAAGAAATTTGTCATGGTCGTCGGCGAAGGTAACAAAGCCGAGTACCGAGAAGTGCAACTCGGTGCGCCGGTGGATGGCCTGCGGGTCGTGACTTCGGGTCTGAAGAGCGGCGAGCGCATCGTCGTCAACGGCCTGCAGCGCGTGCGCCCTGGTGCCGTGATCGCTCCGCAGGACGTGCCCATGGCCGCCAAGGCCGAGCTGGCCGGTGAAGGCAAGCAAGCGCGCGGCGCGGTCGCGCAGCCCGCGGCCTGA
- a CDS encoding DUF5455 family protein, producing MPLIGGLLSNLLVGLVNWFAQYFGRKVAFGAATVAAMTALTAALFVFMRGIVGPLISQLDGTAGMFMEAMQMVIPPVAPACLSTYVTVWTAATAYTWQRDLIHLFAKAG from the coding sequence ATGCCGTTAATAGGTGGACTGCTCTCTAATCTTTTGGTCGGACTGGTTAACTGGTTCGCTCAGTATTTCGGGCGCAAGGTTGCATTCGGTGCGGCTACGGTTGCCGCGATGACGGCTCTGACTGCGGCGCTCTTTGTCTTTATGCGCGGCATCGTTGGGCCGCTAATTAGCCAGCTTGACGGAACTGCTGGCATGTTCATGGAGGCCATGCAGATGGTCATTCCTCCGGTGGCTCCGGCCTGCCTGAGTACCTACGTCACGGTATGGACTGCCGCGACTGCCTACACGTGGCAGCGTGATCTGATTCACCTCTTTGCCAAAGCGGGGTAA
- a CDS encoding zonular occludens toxin domain-containing protein, whose product MPVYVVQGKLGTGKGLYCMLKMDDALRDGRRVATNFDLFLEHLMPANSKVSAIRVPDKPTAQDLDDIGPGNPDSRFDEERNGILVLDELGSWLNSRGFNSPERAALLDWLIHARKKGWDVYLVVQSIDMIDKQVRVGLAEYQVRMIRGDKIKIPVVGTFLGKRGRLPKFHIANISLTDVPGLTIDREFFKAGYLYKGYDTLQIFRDWVRNPVDPRFKTELYGGPYSMLTAWHLKGRFEAPKARQSLLQRLFSQPQVKPAPKPRLAAVALCSKLPPDEAWKLARRYVQGGV is encoded by the coding sequence ATGCCGGTTTATGTGGTGCAGGGCAAGTTGGGTACGGGCAAAGGCCTGTACTGCATGCTCAAGATGGATGACGCTTTGCGCGATGGTCGCAGGGTAGCGACAAACTTTGACCTGTTTCTTGAGCACTTGATGCCAGCCAATAGCAAGGTGTCTGCAATTCGGGTGCCTGACAAGCCAACTGCTCAGGATTTGGACGATATCGGCCCGGGAAACCCAGATTCACGCTTTGATGAAGAGAGAAACGGCATCTTGGTGCTTGATGAGCTCGGTAGCTGGCTCAACTCGCGCGGCTTCAACTCACCAGAGCGCGCAGCCTTGCTTGACTGGCTTATTCATGCCCGTAAAAAGGGCTGGGACGTTTATCTGGTCGTCCAGAGTATCGACATGATTGATAAGCAGGTGCGTGTCGGCCTGGCTGAATATCAGGTGCGCATGATCCGGGGCGACAAAATCAAGATACCGGTCGTCGGCACGTTCTTGGGCAAGCGTGGCCGTCTGCCAAAGTTTCATATCGCCAATATCAGTTTGACGGATGTGCCCGGCCTCACCATTGACCGTGAATTCTTCAAGGCAGGCTATCTGTATAAGGGCTATGACACTTTGCAGATCTTCCGTGATTGGGTGCGCAATCCCGTAGACCCTCGGTTTAAAACAGAGCTCTACGGCGGCCCATACAGCATGTTGACTGCATGGCACCTCAAGGGCCGTTTTGAAGCGCCAAAGGCTCGCCAAAGCCTGTTGCAGCGCCTATTCAGCCAACCTCAGGTAAAGCCTGCTCCTAAGCCACGTCTGGCCGCTGTGGCCTTGTGTTCAAAACTGCCGCCGGATGAAGCGTGGAAACTCGCACGGCGCTATGTCCAAGGGGGCGTGTGA
- a CDS encoding YdaS family helix-turn-helix protein, protein MLSVQLLIDKAIEICGSASELARRMGVDRAEITRLRKGTRPASPEIAAEIADIAGMDARQAAIDAIIERNAANRKGALLADILGKGQAVGAAAMLDISYKGDSTIDTATIKNDSAVVKDRIHRV, encoded by the coding sequence ATGCTATCAGTACAACTGCTCATTGACAAAGCAATTGAAATATGCGGCTCTGCTTCTGAGCTTGCTAGACGCATGGGTGTAGATCGCGCAGAGATAACAAGGTTGCGCAAAGGTACTCGACCTGCCTCCCCTGAGATAGCAGCTGAAATTGCCGATATAGCGGGCATGGACGCTCGACAGGCCGCTATAGACGCAATCATTGAGAGAAATGCCGCCAACCGCAAAGGTGCATTGCTGGCGGACATTTTGGGAAAGGGCCAAGCCGTTGGCGCGGCGGCGATGTTGGATATTTCCTACAAAGGAGATTCAACAATCGATACGGCAACGATCAAAAACGATAGCGCAGTCGTTAAAGATCGTATACATCGTGTCTAG
- a CDS encoding alpha/beta hydrolase, whose protein sequence is MPTTSAAPTLSPVYTDSTLTVAGEEVVVRLYGKKPAAQLQPLVVHFHGGAFVSGDLDNGCTVASLLEAAGARVVSVGYPLSPFPQPLETGYAVLQWAYKQRTRLAGHGTQVYLAGEEAGGNLAAGVALMARDQSHPPLAGQILLSPMLDPCVGTASLRAATGTATACKWADGWLKFLGCTRDAEHPYAVPGAAQRLAGLPPSLIMVGKEDPMHDEALAYAARLEAAGLSVTRHVFSQAEQWPEALLQPGTRACPCADEVQEQFRRFFEATRCRTTQ, encoded by the coding sequence ATGCCCACCACCTCTGCTGCACCAACGCTGTCGCCCGTTTACACCGACTCCACTCTCACAGTGGCAGGCGAGGAAGTAGTCGTGCGCCTCTACGGAAAAAAGCCGGCTGCTCAGTTGCAGCCCTTGGTCGTGCACTTTCATGGCGGAGCCTTTGTATCCGGCGACCTGGACAACGGCTGCACCGTGGCCAGCTTGCTTGAAGCTGCTGGTGCACGTGTGGTCTCCGTGGGCTATCCACTTTCGCCCTTTCCACAGCCGCTGGAAACCGGCTATGCCGTGTTGCAGTGGGCCTATAAGCAGCGCACGCGGCTGGCAGGCCACGGCACACAGGTCTACCTGGCGGGCGAAGAAGCCGGAGGCAACCTGGCGGCCGGCGTGGCCCTGATGGCCCGTGACCAATCGCATCCGCCGCTGGCCGGGCAGATTCTGCTTTCGCCCATGCTGGACCCTTGTGTGGGAACGGCCTCGCTGCGCGCAGCTACGGGAACGGCCACGGCCTGCAAGTGGGCCGATGGCTGGCTCAAATTCCTGGGCTGCACCCGCGACGCCGAACACCCTTATGCGGTGCCCGGTGCGGCTCAGCGCCTGGCGGGCCTGCCACCCAGCTTGATCATGGTGGGCAAAGAAGACCCCATGCACGACGAGGCGCTGGCCTATGCAGCGAGGCTCGAAGCCGCAGGCCTGTCCGTGACACGTCATGTGTTTAGTCAGGCGGAACAATGGCCAGAAGCCCTATTGCAGCCCGGAACCCGCGCTTGCCCCTGCGCAGACGAGGTGCAGGAGCAGTTCCGCCGTTTTTTCGAGGCCACACGATGTCGGACGACACAGTGA